The following coding sequences are from one Bacillota bacterium window:
- a CDS encoding CopG family transcriptional regulator, whose amino-acid sequence MSTISIRVNHRDSELIRKYAKLKNTSVSELVRNAVIEKIEEELDADLFEQALTPMERTYTLDEAKKELGLQ is encoded by the coding sequence ATGTCTACCATTTCCATCCGGGTGAACCATAGAGACAGTGAGCTCATAAGAAAATATGCTAAGTTGAAAAACACTTCCGTTTCGGAGCTGGTTCGTAACGCCGTGATAGAAAAAATCGAAGAAGAGTTGGACGCAGATCTATTTGAGCAAGCACTGACTCCAATGGAGCGGACCTATACATTAGACGAAGCGAAGAAAGAGCTCGGA